The following proteins are encoded in a genomic region of Camelus ferus isolate YT-003-E chromosome 8, BCGSAC_Cfer_1.0, whole genome shotgun sequence:
- the MAS1 gene encoding proto-oncogene Mas, protein MDETNGTSFIAEDSVNASASRNTSAGDQRREIPVLHWVIMTVSPLGFVENGILLWFLCFRMRRNPFTVYITHLSVADISLLSCIFILTVDYALDYELSSGYYYTIVTLSVTFLFGYNMGLYLLTAISVERCLSVLYPIWYRCHRPKHQSAFVCALLWALSCLVTTMEYVMCIDSEGQTHSRSDCRAVIIFIAVLSFLVFTPLMVVSSAILVVKIQKKSWASHSSKLYLVITVTIVVFFIFAMPMRLLYLLYYEYWSTFRNLHHVSLLFSTINSSANPFIYFFVGSSRKKRFKESLKVVLTRAFKDEMQPRRVEDTTFTPATETVV, encoded by the coding sequence ATGGATGAGACAAACGGGACATCATTTATTGCTGAAGATTCTGTGAATGCCTCCGCCAGCAGGAACACCTCCGCTGGGGACCAGCGTCGGGAAATCCCAGTTTTGCACTGGGTGATCATGACCGTTTCCCCGCTGGGCTTTGTTGAGAATGGGATTCTCCTCTGGTTCCTCTGCTTCCGGATGAGAAGAAACCCCTTCACCGTCTACATCACCCACTTGTCTGTTGCAGACATCTCGTTACTCTCTTGCATTTTTATTCTGACTGTTGACTATGCTTTAGATTACGAGCTCTCTTCCGGCTACTACTACACCATTGTCACGTTATCAGTGACATTTCTCTTTGGCTACAACATGGGCCTCTATCTGCTGACAGCCATTAGTGTGGAGAGGTGCCTATCCGTCCTGTACCCCATCTGGTACCGATGTCATCGCCCCAAGCACCAGTCAGCCTTCGTCTGTGCCCTCCTGTGGGCACTTTCTTGCTTGGTGACCACCATGGAGTACGTCATGTGCATTGACAGCGAAGGGCAGACCCACTCTCGAAGCGACTGCAGGGCAGTGATCATCTTCATTGCTGTCCTGAGCTTCCTGGTCTTCACTCCCCTCATGGTGGTGTCCAGCGCCATCCTGGTGGTGAAGATCCAGAAGAAGTCGTGGGCGTCCCATTCCTCGAAGCTGTACCTGGTCATCACGGTTACCATTGTCGTGTTCTTCATCTTCGCCATGCCCATGAGGCTCCTCTACCTGCTCTACTACGAGTACTGGTCGACCTTCAGAAACTTGCACCAcgtctctctcctcttctctacCATCAACAGCAGCGCCAACCCATTCATTTACTTCTTCGtgggcagcagcaggaagaagcGGTTCAAGGAGTCCTTAAAAGTGGTTCTGACCAGAGCTTTCAAAGATGAGATGCAACCCAGGCGCGTGGAAGACACCACCTTCACCCCTGCAACCGAGACCGTCGTCTGA